CAAAACCCAAACCAGCCTGCGatacagccagggcctgggcatgGGAGCCCGTATCAGTGTCGCCGGGCAGCAGCAGGGTGGGCGCTGTTTGCCCATGTATCAGCCcctgtgtgcagtgctggggggggggcagcatggaaTGGGGTTATTCACTGGGGGCCAGCTGAGAGCCCTGAGACTATGCAGCCAATGAGGCCTGAGCAGTTGCCCAGGAGCCTGAGTTTCTGTCCAAAGTGTCTGAGGTCAGGCGGGCTGGGTGGGAGTGGATGGGGGTCTGGGAGGGTGGTGACTGTGTCAGGTGTACGGTTGGTGAGTGAGGGGTAGAGCTGTAGGGTGTGTATATACGttgggcatgtgtgtgtgtacatgaggGTGTGTaccgtggtgtgtgtgtgtgtgtacgtacatgGAAGGGGTGTGTAccctggtatgtgtgtgtgtgtgtgtgtgtgtacatgggaGGGGTGTGTAccctggtatgtgtgtgtgtgtgtgtgtgtacagggagGGGTGTGtaccctggtgtgtgtgtgtgtacatgggaGGGGTGTGTACCCTGGCACgtgtgtgagtgtgtgcgtgGTGTGTAGTGGAGGTGTACGTTGGGGGCATACACAGCGGCAAGTGTGTACACACACTGGGGTGTCAGTCTGGGCAAGGCTCCATGCCCACGCCTGCCTCCCTGCCCATGCGTTCCTGCACACGTCCCAGTCCTTCCCCAGCCCACTAGCTGGGGCAGGTCTTGTTCCCGCCCTGGAAGTCCGGCCAGACCCTCTGCAGGTCCGTGGGCCCGAAGTGATGCACCAGCACCAGCTTGGAGAACTGGCACTTCTCGTACTCCAGCCTGGCGAGGTTGAAGAGGCCCCAGGGGCTGTTGGTCACGCTGACGCCCAGCTTGTGCAAACAGAGCCCCATGAACACATCCTCCATGTTGATGACCCGGAGGGTCTGGGCCACCCCATACACCTTCTTGGCGAGGTCTCCGGAGAGCACGTAGCCAGGGCCGCCGCAGTACGGGGGGTAGGTGTCATTGGGGTACACCTCCCGGGGCACGTACCACTTGTACGCCTTGCTCCGCAGCGGCCCCGTGTTCCTGTAGATGTACCCCGTCATGAAGTCCTTCTTGGGcggcagctggagctgcagcagctcccgGGCGAGGAAGCCCACATTGAGGAAGATGTCGCTGTCGGCCTTCATCACGTAGCTGGCATTGGGGCAGTGCCTGCTCACCCACTCCATGCCCATCAGCGTCTTCAGGGTCAGGTTGTTGTAGGTGTCCAGGAAGTCCTGCTGGATGATGTCATGGTGCAGGGTGCTCTCTTCCTCCATCAGCCGCTGCAGCGGGGAGCCGAAGCGCGGGTGGACCCCGGTCAGGAAGAGCCGCACCATGGAGACCCCAGGCACGGTGCTCTCATTGCCCCAGGTCTGGCGGATGACGTTCCTCACCATGATGTCCTTGGGCTCCGtcaccaccagcagcaccagGAAGGGCGCCCGCTCCCGGCACTTGTCCGGCTCATTCAGGAGGAAGCGGTAGCTGTAGGGGTAGACAACCTGCAGCGGGTGCCTGGTGGACGCTGGCGGGCGGCTGGGCACGGGCACAGGCATGGAGTCCCCAGCTGTCTCCTGCTTGGTGCCTCGCCACTGGAAGATGGGGCTGCCGTGGAGCTGCTCCGCAGAGACAGGCTCACCCCGGGGTGCATACAAGAGCTTCCACTGCAGGGTTCTGGGGGTGTCCTGGTGGAGGATGACAAccagcaggaagaggcaggagaagCAGGCGAAGAAGAGCACTTTGCATGGGAACCGGGGCCTCATGCTGGCAGAgttctcagggacagggcagagTCGCAGCCCTCTCCTGCTTCGTGACAGCGCAGACCTAGAGAGAGGGAGGCCCCGTCTGCGTTAGAGCGAGAGCAGCCAGGAGCCTCGGGGAGCaagcccagccccctggggctgtgACCCTGTCTCCCAGGAGGCTGAGTCTGCCGTTGGATGGGAGCTCACCatgtgctgcaggggaaggggggcatgccactgaggccttggctacgctggcactttacagcgctgcaactttcccgctcaggggtgtgaaaaaaacacacccccgagcgctgcaagatacagcgctgtgaagcgccagtgtaaacagtgccccagtgctgggcgcgcggctcccagcgctgcaagctacacccgtaagggatgtggagtacgcgcagcgctgggagagctctctacacccgtaagggatgtggagtacgcgcagcgctgggagagctctctacacccgtaagggatgtggagtacgcgcagcgctgggagagctctctacacccgtaagggatgtggagtacgcgcagcgctgggagagctctctacacccgtaagggatgtggagtacgtgcagcgctgggagagctctctacacccgtaagggatgtggagtacgtgcagcgctgggagagctccaaccacactcacacttcaaagcgctgccgcggcaggactgccacggcagcgctttgaagtttcaagtgtagccataccctcagtcagCTGCCCCCAATGCCCCAGCCTGGCACTGGGGGGCGCAGTGCTGCAGGgaccagggggctcagcagggggcgctctcccttgGCAGTCGGTGCTGCCCCTAATGCCCcagcctggcactagggggcgctgtgctgcagggaccagGGGGCtaggcagggggcgctctcccttgGCAGTCGGTGCTGCCCCCAATGCCCCaccctggcactagggggcgctgtgctgcagggaccagggggctcagcagggggcgctctcccctggcagtcggtGCTGCCCCCAATGCCCcagcctggcactagggggcgctgtgctgcagggaccagggggctcagcagggggcgctctcccttgGCAGTCGGTGCTGCCCCTAATGCCCcagcctggcactagggggcgctgtgctgcagggaccagGGGGCtaggcagggggcgctctcccttgGCAGTCGGTGCTGCCCCCAATGCCCCACCCTGGCACTAGGGGGCCCCTCAGTCCAGCTGGCCCCCAATGCCCcgcctggcactagggggcgctgtgctgcagggaccagggggctcagcagggggcgctctcccctgacAGTCGGTGCTGCCCCCAATGCCCCACCCTGGCACTGGGGGGCGCAGTGCTGCAGGGACCAGGGGGCtaggcagggggcgctctcccctggcagtcggtGCTGCCCCCAATGCCCcagcctggcactagggggcgctgtgctccagcgaccagggggctcagcagggggcactctcccctggcagttgGTGCTGCCCCCAATGTCCcagcctggcactagggggcgctgtgctgcaggggaccAGGGGGCTAGGCAAGGGGCATTCTCCCCTGGCAGTCGGTACTGCCCCCAATGTCCcagcctggcactagggggcgctgtgctgcagggaccagggggctcagcagggggcgctctcccctggcagtcggtGCTGCCCCCAATGCCCcagcctggcactagggggcgctgtgctgcagggaccagggggctcagcagggggcgctctcccctggcagtcggtTCTGCCCCCAATGCCCcagcctggcacaagggggcgctgtgctgcagggagtgcggtgggggctcagtagggggcactctcccctctgaattggcagcttAATTCTAAGCGGGTGAGCCATGACAAACAAGGTCCTCTGGCCCGTCCACCTGGCTTACGCTGCTAACCCGGCTGCCGTGGCTGCACCTGCCTCATTCCATTGCCCTTCCTAAAGCCCCCTCGCAACTGCAGCAGGAGACACCGGCCAGCCGTCAtgtccccagcaccccccacaaaCTGGTGTGCAGTGTTGCTGTCTGGCTGGTTCACACACGGGCTGCTCCACCACAAAGGCAGCTGCAGCTCAGTGGCCGGTGAGCAGCggttcttgtctctctcacagtggccagcaccacctCGCACTCCACACACACCAGGGGCTGGAAAACCCCCGGTGGGGCAAGGGGGCTCCTGGTCTCTGGACACAGGTGCTTGGAGGGACCAAGCCGGGATATGAGACCAAAGCGACCAGCCCCACGTGCCCCTGGACAGGCAGCACTTTGCAGCCAGCCCCCTCCTGCGGCAGCTCCGTGAGTCACCCCCAGCGACCCCGCTGCCTCCATCCGGTCCCAGCATCCTGGAACGTTGATTCTCAGATTGCGGGAGATCCGGAACTGGCAGGGGCACCCCTTGGCCTGCTGAGAAGGAAACAGAGTCCAGCAGCGTCTGGGCCTGTGCCCAGAGCAAACACGGGAATGGGGGATCTGGCACCGGGACACCTCGGCCAAGTGTAAACAGCTTGGTGTGGTGCGGAGTGGGCAGCGCTTGCCTGCCGTTCTGCGGCTGAACCTGTTGGCTGATGGATTTAATCTTCTGCCTCCCCAGAGTTGTTCGGGAATGCAACAGGATcaaggcagtggggaggggagggaacgtTGGGAGCTGGGCTCCAGggtgcctgggttctgtcctggctctgggaggggagtggggtctagtggttagagcaggaggggctgggagccaggactcttgggttcacTCACTAGGTGAGCAGGGTGAAGGCCCTTCCCTTCGCTGTGTCTGTTTGGCTGGCAGCCCATGGCAGTGGTTTGCAGCATGGCAGCTGGGCAGCCTGCCCAAGAAGATCTCCGCAGGGCAGGGAAAGGCAAACGAGGAagagtctctgtctctcccacttGAGGCCTCCCTGCCAGCTGCTGGGCAGCATTCCTGTGGCCCTGTGGTATTTCCTCCACGGGCGATTGATGCCTTTGGCAGCCCTGCTGTTCCAGAGCCAACTGGCCGTAAGAGCTGGAGCCAAGGGGAATTGCCAGAGCCGGGACCTTCCCGCCCAGCGGTTCGCAGCCCCGTGAACCTGGCTCCGGCAAGGCCCCGGTGTGCATTGGGTGTAAAGTGCTGTGTGGGCAGAGGAAGGATGGGCCTGTGGCTGGGGCTCTAGCTTAGCACTCGGGAGACCAGCAGCAAGGCCCTGCTCTGCCGTGGCGTTCCTGAGTGATGCCATGACTCAGTTTCCACCTGTGTGTGATGCGCTGCCCCCCACAGAGTTTAGGGGTGTGAGGATCAAAGCACTGCAGATTTGACTCCACTACTCAGCTGATGGGGGGATGGACGGAGAGATTTCTCCTCTAGTGGCTGCTCTGCTTACAGGATAACAGCCCACTACTGCCGCTTGCTAACGGAGCTGCTGCTTTAGCACAACCCAAAGAGGCTTGTGCTGTGGACATGAGGTTACAGTGCTCAAACCTCCCAGAAATTATTAGAGTTATTATGTCACTAGGATGGTAGCACTGAAAGGCCGcaatcaagatcagggccccgttgcactgggtgctgcacagaccctggccaagatcagggccccgtcgtgctgggcgctgcccagaccccggccaagATCCAGGCCCCAAGacgccaggcgctgcccagaccctgaccgagatcCGGGCCCCGTTGTgttgggtgctgcccagaccccagcggagatcagggcccccgttacattaggtgctgcacagacacaatgagagacagtctaaatagacaagtgtggggacaggaaccGGAGATGGTAAACAggccaaggtcatgcagcagggcagtgcagagctggggacagaacccaggagtcctagctcccaggtctcccctgctctaaccactagaccccactcccctcccagagccagggagagaacccaggagtcctggctggctcctcctccagtgcCCCACCACTGGGCCCTCTTCCTACCAAGCAGGTGCAGAGGGGTGCTGCTGGCTAGAGTGGGAACCAAGTACACATGGGTTCTAGTGACAGCGCTGAGAACTCTCTGTTCTGGGCACAGaaccagaagtcctggctcccacccctccTCCGCAACCACCCCACACCCCGCCCCATCACCTCTCTGTTCTGGGCACAGaaccagaagtcctggctcccacccctccTCCGCAACCACCCCACACCCCGCCCCATCACCTCTCTGTtctgggcacagaacccaggagtcctggctcccacccctcctcctcaaccaccccacaccccgccccacctcttctctgttctgggcacagaacccaggagtcctggctcccacccctcctccacaaccaccccacaccccgccccatctcctctctgttctgggcacagaacccaggactcctggctcccacccctcctcctcaaCCACTGcaaaccctgccccagctcctctccgttctgggcacagaacccaggagtcctggctcctgggcCCCATCCTGCTCTAAGctaactccctcctggagctaaAACCAGGGTGCAGGTGCCCTGTAACCACTAGCTCCCACAGCCTCTCTATCCCAGTGGCCCGAGAGCCAGGCCTTTGGAACCTGTGTCAAAGGTCTCTGCACAGCACTGCCTGAACAGAACTAAAGCCCAAGTCCCTGGccgagctggggaggaagggaaacacTCTCGCCCCCTTAGCTCTGCCCCCCACactcaaatccccccccccagggtATTTCTCTGTGCAGCATTTCCCCGGCTGTTTTTTAAGGCCAGATGTCCCAGGTAAGGTGGGTCCTGGCTGCGGGTTCCCTGTCAGAACCTGCTCTTAACTGTCAGGTTGAACCAGAACTGCCCCGTCCCTGCACGGCCCCTCCACTGATCCGTGTGACTCCACTTCCCCGACATCGCCCTTCCTGTGGGACCTCGCCACGACCCAGCGGCCGCTTCCACTCTTCTGTGAACTGCTCGTCCCTCACCATTGCTTCCCCCTACCCTGGCCTGACGCTGAGACACTAGGGGCAGGACTCAGCTAGGTAATATCGACTTCAATTggaggctctgtggggcagggacccccGCTCTGTTCTGGGCTCCTAGGCTCTACCGTACTtcacctaataaataatgtacagcacccagcacaatggggcctgggccatggctggggctcccgggtgctaccataatacacctaataaatactactaataaaataACCTAGGATAATTTGCAAGAAAAGCAGTCACAGAACCAAACAATGGGGGAAAGGGGCCATGAGACAAGTGGGGGGCCACACCCAGCGGCACCAGGACCAGCAATGGCACTACCGGGTGTTGGTTTCCCTGGGCGTCCCAGCTTGGGGCAGCCGGTAAGTGACAATCTGCAGAAAGCTGAAATGCGCTGAGGGCACGAGGAAGGAAAGTGCCAGGCGGCTGCGTGTGTGACCAAGGGTGCCTCTGCCATGTGGCTCAGCAGCAGCACGTGGCCAATGGTGCCATGACCCAATCCCAGGCTCTGATCAGGCGTCACTCAGCCGGCCTGGGCGATATCACCAGACATGAGCCAGGAAGAAAAAAATTCGCATGTCTCTGGTTCCCCAAGCCAGAGCCCGGCCCTCCAgggctgcggggaggggagggggtcacgTGAAGACAAGGGCAGAGGTGTTTCGCTGGACCCACCCTTTACAGATGCTGCCACGTGTTTTCTGTGGGGCTTCCACAGGCTCATTCCTTCCTCCCCGCCATTCTCCTGCCTTCTGTGACCTACCAGGGGCTCTGAGCCCGGCCCCAAATCGCAGTGAAATGACCCAGTTGGCCCTGTACTTTGAGAACAACCCACCTTGAGAGGCTCAGCCAGTCGCTTGGCAGGAGTTGTGCCTGATACCCCACTGTGCTCTGGTTTGCCAGCAGCACCGTAGAGCAGCGCTGGGCCACCAGGCCCTGAGGCGCTCCAGAGACGCCTCTCCAGAAGCCTGGCCGCTGACTCTCGCTCCCATGCTCAGGCACAAACGGATCATTAGGTCTGGGGCAGAAACTTCCCCCCAGCTCAATGATCTGGGGGAcagtgggggggggtgttcgCCTCCCTCTGCAGCGCGAGGCACCTGCTGTGGTCACCAGGGCACACCTCACCTCGTCACATTCCCTGCCGAGGCGTTGCTGGCCGGAACTGcttagtctcctgagggctgtatGTGATCCTCAGagctaatggttccttctggcctgaaactctCACACTAGCACAGAGGAGACCACACACTGGGTGTCAGTTGAAGTGATCTGGATCTGAAATGGAGCCCTGAACTTCCCCCCTACACAGTGCAACTTTCCAAAGAGTTTCACAGTGACACAGGTCGAAAACGAACCATCTTCTTGTAAAGGTGTCTTGTTGGCCTGATAAGAGCCTGTCAAACTCCACGTCCCGCGTCCTCCTGCTGGGGGACGCAGGCCGAGCAGCCTTGATGCTATAGCTCAGAATGTGGTTTCGGTATGAAACTGTTCAACCCGCTCGGTAACATTCTGTAGCTGGGTTTATCTGCCCCCCAGGATGTGCACCACCGTGGACTCCTTTTCAGGACCTGCACATGGTACTAATTAGACGACTGGATTCTGATCTACTTTGGCTGCTGCCTTGCTGCTTCGTTGGCGGCGTTGTTTGGTTTCATGTTCAGTGGCAGATTCTATTTCTATTTACGAACATaggaacggccagactgggtcagaccaaaggcccctccagcccagtgtcctgtctgctgacagtggtcaatgccaggtgccccagagggaatgaccagaacaggggatcaccaagtgatccatcccccattcccagcttctggctggcTAATTAACCTTTCATCATCAGACTGTCCAACCCCTGTGGCCGCAGCCTCTGAGCCCCTGGCAGTGGTTAGCGTATTTACCCTTGGCAGGCAGGTAGGCgccattcccattttacagagagtaGCTCCCACCAGCCTCCTGAGCTTGGAGACTCTCTCAGAGCCTGGATGAGTTTGATGGCCTTCTAGTGCGATTACACATACTGACATAAGGGCAATTGCAGCTCCTGCTTCCTGGTGGAGCAAGGCAGGGACTGGGGCACGACTGGAGTGACtaacttctcctttcttccccttccGCCTTGCAGGTTGGCACAGTGGGCGAAGCCACGCCAGGCTCTTTtcctccctgcccttcctctTAAGTATCAGGCGTTGGCAACTGTCGGAGGTCGGGGGCAGGATGCAGCTAGGAACCGTGAGTGCCGGCCACTCAGCCAGGATGGCAGGCCAGGTATTTCCAGTGCTTCtcttatacaaggcactggccAGACCTTGTCTGTAATGTGGGTGCGTGTTGCAGCGAGAGGGACTCAGACCCCCCGAAGGGAGAGGAGCTACTGACGCCAAGGGCCAACGCTGTCACCTTCCGCTGCGGGGCCTCGGCACGGCTGACGCTGGTTTCCAGCTGGTTTATCCAGGAGAGGATTAAGAGCCAGTTGCTCACAGTTGAGAGGAAAAATCTGACCTAGCAGGTGCAGGCCGGGGCAGCTCCGTCAGCCTAACTGGGGCTACAGATTTAACTATCCTGAGCGCCACTGTGGGAAAGTGGCTGAAAGTCCCTGAAGCGTCACGTTGACCTAGAACAACGAACACCATCGCCGACGGGAAACAGTGCCACCGGGCAACACAGTCAGGTGCAAGCCAAAGGCCTCCTGCGATAACTCAGGGACTGTGTGAAAACCAAGCCTGGGAAACGAGGCCCACACGGGGCCAGACCTCAGCGAGCCAGACTTGGTGGGCTGGAAATGAGGCCATGGGAGGACGGGCTGGCCTGCTCCCAGCCCGGCTGAGCGGTCTCACCATTGGACCTTCGTTGTCCCGAGCCCAAGAGCTGGCCTGAGCAGGTGACCCAGAGGCCACCACCTCTAGGTGGGATCCCAACCACCCCCTGGCATACGAGCCCGTCCCACGCCCCTCAGGTGCCCTTTCCTGCCGCACCTTCTAGCTCCTCCTGCCCACCGTCGCCTGGTGCCTTTGGGTTGCCACGGGGCTGGTTTGATAGAGATTTTTGCAACACCACGGTGAGCCCGCAGCCACAATGAGCCAGAGAAAGCACCAGCCTTCGCAGCCTGACGCAGGTCTGTGTTTGCCAGGCCTCGGAGTGGCTGCCCAGTCCGTGTGCCAGGCCTGTGTTTATCCAGTAACAAGCTGACAAGGAAAAGTCAACTTCAAGGACAATAAACACTGCAGGTCCTGTTTGTTCTTCCCCCCGGCCTGTGTTTGCTTGTGTCATCTAGGAACCACAGCAATgtcggctccagccccagccagcctgtCTCTGCCCCCCAACCAGGCCAGTTATCACCAGCCTTAACCCCACCCCAAAGCGTCAAAGAGCAGGGACTGAACCCCTCCCCCgctgggggcccagggctgggcaaaTTAAAACGTCACTGCTttacctgcccctcccctgccccccacttttGGTATCTTTAATAAAGGCTCCAAGGCTTTGCTGGCGGCTGTGCTGGCAGTTCGAGGCTCCCACCCCGCCACACCTCGGGTTCATGGTGGCCGGTGCCTGGGTTGTGTTAACATCGCTGGCTCCTAGGGTCCATTAATTCCAGCTCAATTAATGCCCCAGCCCAGCGCCAGCTGCTGGGCACCACCCATTGGGACTGGACTAAGGGGGTTTTCATCAGGAAGGGGGATTAGCCGGGCCAGGCCCGGGGtgttttctccctcacccaggcTCTGCACTTTGACTTCAACTTTTCTCTAGCTCCACCACAAGCTATGGGCTGGACACGGGGCTCTCTGGGGGAGCTTCTCAGGCCTGGGCTATGCAGGAGCAGGGGAAGAACCCCTGGGCGGTGGCCCTGGTGCTCGGACGGGGAGCTGGTGCTAAAGGACAGCGAGGGGACTGCGGAGAGACGGCCCCCGAGGGCAGCGCGAGGCCCAGGCTCTGATCAAGGCCCCGGTTGTCTTGCACAGACCCGTGGCCAGAGacggcccctgccccaaggagcttacgcTCTGTCCCAGAGCCCCGGCAAGACGCGGGTTCTAGTCCTGGGCCAAGCATGTCCTTCGTGTGTCACTTCTGCAGCTATACACCCAGGATAACGGTGCTGCGCTGCCAGGTGTTACCCGTGCGATAAAGGGCCGCTCTGATTGCCCTAGGGCATTGGCTGCTAAGTAGCTATTTCACAACCAGGAACCAGGGCAGTGAAAATCTTTCTAGAGCTCTGGGATtggccagccccaggcagctgttTTATAAAGCCTCTTTCCTTCCCAGTTGGGAAGCGGGGGTGGGACAGCAGGATTGCAAGGGGGGGGTCTGTTCACCAGGGGAGCCATTAGCAGCAGAGGGATCAGAGTTTAGGAGTCCACATTTGTGTTACTGCCAGgaaggcagggtgaccagacagcaagtgtgaaaaatcaggacgggggtggggagtaataggagccgatataagaaaaagacccaaaaatcgagactgtccctacaaaatcaggacatctggtcaccctacaggaaGGCAGCTATGGCAGATGGCTGAGAGCAGCAGGCTACCACCCGTTCTGGGAGCTGAATGGCATCCAGAGGTTAGagcgggaggggggctgggggccaggactcctgggttctatccctagctgtgggaggggagtgatgtctagtggtcagagcacaggCAGGGTTTCTAATACCTTGTGCcaattcctcccctgccccatgcctcagtttccccctctgtaagaGAGATGGTCCTGCCTCCATGAAGTGCGTTGAACTCCATGGATGGAAAGCAGCCATGGCAGGCTCTCTACCGTAGAGTTGCTAATGGCAGGTACTTACCAGGCCCCCACTCTGGTATCTGGGCATCCCTTGGGGGTGGGCTATTCCCCCACTGCACACAGGGGCCCCAAAGCAGCTCCGTGGCTCACCCACAGCCCAACATGGACTCAAACCCAGGGCCAGGCCAGCACTCTGAAcactgctccctcctgccccctcacctACTCTGATGGGAAGGGAGGACTGGAgtgagctgtggggcaggggatgacGGGAGCAAAGGTGACTGCAGAAGCTGGAGCCAGGTGCTCTGAGGTAAGTGAAAGGGCGTGACACAAGAATGCAGGGCTCGGGCAATCTGGTTAGAGCACATTTCGGCTGAGGAATCACCTGAAAATGTGATTTCCCCAACACCTCTGGGAAAGGCCGGGATCCTGCTGCGCCCGCAGCAGGAGGGGGGAAAGCCAGGGACTCAATCGTCCCTTTGCGGGAAGGGTTAGGGACCCGGCTTCTCCCTGATAGCTGGGGAATCGTCCCCCAGAAGGGTCAGGGGCCCCATCTGTGGGGCTAGTTAAAGCCCTGCTAGGACAGGAAAGGGGTGCCGGGGAGGGGTTGTCAGTTACATTCAGCCCCATCAAACCCAGCCGCAGGGAGTGGGACCGAGACCGGGCCTGATCCCAGAAGCCCTGACAGGCGAGTGCAGCGTCACTAGGGTGACTGGCCGTCCCGCTGTGATTGGGACCATCCAGTATGAGGGTCTTTGGCTTCTATACGCAACTATTCCTGACTCCCCCGCCCCC
The sequence above is a segment of the Gopherus evgoodei ecotype Sinaloan lineage unplaced genomic scaffold, rGopEvg1_v1.p scaffold_40_arrow_ctg1, whole genome shotgun sequence genome. Coding sequences within it:
- the LOC115642506 gene encoding beta-1,3-galactosyltransferase 2-like — protein: MRPRFPCKVLFFACFSCLFLLVVILHQDTPRTLQWKLLYAPRGEPVSAEQLHGSPIFQWRGTKQETAGDSMPVPVPSRPPASTRHPLQVVYPYSYRFLLNEPDKCRERAPFLVLLVVTEPKDIMVRNVIRQTWGNESTVPGVSMVRLFLTGVHPRFGSPLQRLMEEESTLHHDIIQQDFLDTYNNLTLKTLMGMEWVSRHCPNASYVMKADSDIFLNVGFLARELLQLQLPPKKDFMTGYIYRNTGPLRSKAYKWYVPREVYPNDTYPPYCGGPGYVLSGDLAKKVYGVAQTLRVINMEDVFMGLCLHKLGVSVTNSPWGLFNLARLEYEKCQFSKLVLVHHFGPTDLQRVWPDFQGGNKTCPS